The following proteins come from a genomic window of Edaphobacter sp. 4G125:
- a CDS encoding NADH-quinone oxidoreductase subunit J family protein has product MQLALFIIFGLLAVAGAVNFLLQRHPINSALSLVVVMMSLAVLYWSLGAEFLAAAQVIVYSGAVMVLFVFVVMLLNAGEEERTHGSRAAYLAGVPGAAAVFCLLSFVFLTNSKAFGSTDITSHLTHAVNNIAEISQVLFKDLLLPFEVTSILILVAILGAVVLARKEQ; this is encoded by the coding sequence ATGCAACTGGCACTGTTCATTATCTTTGGTCTGCTCGCCGTCGCCGGAGCCGTCAACTTCCTGCTGCAGCGGCACCCTATCAATTCGGCGCTTTCACTCGTCGTCGTCATGATGTCGCTGGCGGTCCTCTACTGGTCACTCGGAGCCGAGTTCCTCGCCGCTGCCCAGGTCATCGTCTACTCCGGAGCCGTCATGGTGCTCTTCGTTTTTGTCGTCATGTTGTTGAACGCTGGCGAAGAAGAACGCACCCACGGCAGTCGCGCGGCCTATCTCGCTGGAGTTCCCGGAGCGGCAGCCGTCTTCTGTCTGCTGAGCTTCGTCTTCCTCACGAACAGCAAGGCCTTCGGTTCAACCGATATCACCAGCCACCTCACCCACGCGGTCAATAATATCGCTGAGATTTCGCAGGTGCTCTTCAAGGACCTCCTGCTTCCCTTCGAGGTCACCAGCATTCTGATCCTCGTGGCCATCCTTGGAGCCGTCGTGCTCGCGCGAAAGGAGCAGTAA
- the nuoH gene encoding NADH-quinone oxidoreductase subunit NuoH: MSHLTDFQTFLLLSILKIVVVLVITLTAVAYTVLLERKVLGRMQNRWGPSRVGPFGLLQPLADGIKLFLKEDLMPMASERPLFLIAPIIALTCALISIAVVPFGAVTHVAGVDMFAISDINIGLLVILGITSIGVYGIALSGWSSNNKFALLGSLRATSQVISYELALGLSLVGVVLRAGSLRLRDIVDSQAGHGMLSWNLFGGFQFVAFFIYLMAAYAETNRAPFDLPEAESELVAGYHTEYSSMKFAMFFMAEYANMITVACVATLLFLGGPTSPFGNLLPTPSNVIIAAILPVFWFVVKVFAFLLLYIWVRATLPRFRYDQLMAFGWKFLLPVAILNILATSLVLALKG; this comes from the coding sequence GTGAGCCACCTCACCGACTTCCAGACATTCCTGCTGCTCTCGATCCTCAAGATCGTCGTCGTGCTCGTCATCACCTTGACGGCCGTCGCCTACACGGTTCTTCTCGAGCGCAAGGTTCTCGGCCGTATGCAGAATCGCTGGGGTCCTTCTCGCGTCGGTCCCTTCGGCCTGCTCCAACCTCTCGCCGACGGCATCAAGTTGTTCCTCAAAGAAGACCTCATGCCCATGGCCTCTGAGCGTCCGCTCTTCCTCATCGCTCCCATCATTGCGCTCACCTGCGCGCTCATCTCCATCGCTGTCGTTCCCTTCGGCGCAGTCACCCATGTCGCCGGCGTGGACATGTTCGCCATCTCCGACATCAACATCGGCCTTTTGGTGATCCTCGGCATCACCTCCATCGGCGTCTATGGAATCGCCCTCTCTGGCTGGTCGTCCAACAACAAGTTCGCTCTGCTCGGCTCGTTACGCGCAACTTCACAGGTCATCAGCTACGAGCTTGCTCTCGGCCTCTCGCTGGTTGGCGTTGTCCTTCGCGCCGGTTCGCTTCGCCTTCGTGACATCGTCGACAGCCAGGCTGGACATGGCATGCTCTCCTGGAACCTCTTCGGCGGCTTCCAGTTCGTCGCCTTCTTCATTTACCTCATGGCGGCCTATGCCGAGACCAACCGCGCTCCCTTCGACCTCCCCGAGGCCGAGTCCGAGCTCGTCGCCGGATACCACACCGAGTACTCCTCCATGAAGTTCGCCATGTTCTTCATGGCCGAATACGCCAACATGATCACCGTCGCCTGCGTCGCGACTCTGCTCTTCCTCGGTGGCCCTACCAGTCCCTTCGGAAATCTGCTGCCGACGCCCTCGAACGTGATCATCGCAGCGATTCTTCCGGTCTTCTGGTTCGTCGTCAAAGTCTTCGCGTTTCTCTTGCTTTACATCTGGGTCCGGGCCACGCTGCCTCGCTTCCGTTACGACCAGCTCATGGCTTTTGGCTGGAAGTTTCTGCTTCCAGTCGCGATCCTCAACATTCTTGCTACCAGCCTCGTCCTCGCACTCAAGGGATGA
- the nuoK gene encoding NADH-quinone oxidoreductase subunit NuoK, with product MTVPISYYLILAAILFCVGVASFLIKRNIITIFMSIELMLNAVNLTFVAFAHMWHQITGQIFVFFVMVVAAAEAAVGLAIIIAIFRTRQTLNVDQVNLLKN from the coding sequence ATGACCGTCCCGATTTCCTATTACCTGATCCTCGCCGCCATTCTCTTCTGCGTCGGCGTTGCCAGCTTCCTCATCAAGCGCAACATTATCACCATCTTCATGTCGATTGAGCTGATGCTCAACGCCGTAAACCTTACCTTTGTCGCCTTTGCGCACATGTGGCACCAGATCACCGGACAGATCTTCGTCTTCTTCGTCATGGTGGTTGCCGCAGCCGAGGCAGCCGTCGGGCTGGCCATCATTATCGCGATCTTCCGTACCCGCCAGACCCTCAACGTCGACCAGGTCAATTTGCTCAAGAATTAA
- the nuoL gene encoding NADH-quinone oxidoreductase subunit L, which yields MPADYLWLIPLLPFAGFLINGTLGRRLPRPLVSAVALIPTFLSASLWVWLWFTMKAAGAPESIHSTITLFGNSWISVSGFHADFAFTVDHLTLIMLGVVTCVGFLIHLYSVGYMAHEEGYWRFFAYLNLFMFFMLVLVLAANFLLLFVGWEGVGLASYLLIGFYFKKDSAADAGKKAFIVNRVGDFGFLLAMFLLIANFGSLDFDTIFTSISQHSEWQGGILTAIALLLVVGATGKSAQIPLYVWLPDAMEGPTPVSALIHAATMVTAGIYMVARAHVIFDRSPYALGVVAIIGAATAIFAACIGMVQHDIKRVLAYSTVSQLGYMFLACGVGAYTAGIFHLLTHAFFKALLFLAAGSVIHALSGEQDMRKMGGLRKRIPVTFWTMTMGVFAIAGIPPLAGFFSKDEILFRAFTSPNPIGKLLWLVGLVTAGMTSFYMFRLWFKTFFGKERFEEHHRDAHHGDHGHAHGVHESPLVMTLPLMVLALLSIIGGWVGVPAALGGHDEIGEFLAPVFSGVQVTEVVSHSTELGLAAVSVLVALLGLFIAYVLYCKKPGTAASYAQKFPALYRLVENKFYVDEIYQALIVTPLLVFSRLILGTLVDGGLVNGSGYAAGASALGLGALVRRVQSGNIRSYAGWLALGAAAVIAVMIFGHTRWLN from the coding sequence ATGCCCGCTGACTATCTTTGGCTGATTCCGCTGCTTCCCTTCGCGGGATTCCTCATTAACGGAACCCTGGGCCGCCGCCTTCCCCGCCCGCTCGTCTCTGCCGTCGCGCTTATCCCCACTTTTCTCTCCGCTAGCCTCTGGGTCTGGCTCTGGTTCACCATGAAGGCTGCCGGAGCGCCCGAGTCCATCCACTCCACCATCACGCTCTTCGGCAACTCCTGGATCTCCGTCTCTGGCTTTCATGCTGACTTCGCCTTCACCGTCGACCACCTGACGCTCATCATGCTCGGCGTTGTCACCTGCGTCGGTTTCCTTATTCATCTCTACTCGGTCGGCTACATGGCCCACGAGGAAGGCTACTGGCGCTTCTTCGCCTACCTGAACCTGTTCATGTTCTTCATGCTGGTTCTGGTACTCGCCGCCAACTTCCTGCTCCTCTTCGTTGGATGGGAGGGTGTCGGCCTCGCCTCGTATCTGCTCATCGGCTTCTACTTCAAGAAGGACTCTGCCGCCGACGCCGGCAAAAAGGCCTTCATCGTCAACCGCGTGGGCGACTTTGGCTTCCTGCTGGCGATGTTCCTTCTCATCGCCAACTTTGGTTCGCTCGACTTCGACACCATCTTCACCTCCATCTCGCAACACTCCGAGTGGCAGGGCGGCATCCTCACGGCTATCGCGCTCCTGCTTGTTGTAGGAGCCACCGGTAAGTCCGCGCAGATTCCTCTCTACGTCTGGCTCCCGGACGCCATGGAAGGACCCACCCCAGTCTCGGCCCTCATCCATGCCGCCACCATGGTCACCGCAGGCATCTACATGGTGGCCCGCGCACATGTCATCTTCGACCGCAGCCCGTATGCTTTGGGCGTCGTCGCCATCATCGGAGCCGCCACTGCCATCTTCGCCGCCTGCATCGGTATGGTCCAGCACGACATCAAGCGCGTGCTCGCCTACTCTACCGTTTCGCAGCTCGGCTACATGTTCCTCGCCTGCGGAGTCGGGGCCTACACCGCCGGGATCTTCCACCTCCTCACGCACGCCTTCTTTAAAGCGCTGCTCTTCCTCGCCGCCGGTTCTGTCATTCACGCCCTCTCCGGTGAACAGGACATGCGCAAGATGGGTGGCCTGCGCAAGCGCATTCCCGTCACCTTCTGGACCATGACGATGGGTGTCTTCGCCATCGCTGGAATCCCCCCGCTCGCCGGCTTCTTCTCCAAAGATGAAATCCTCTTCCGCGCCTTCACCAGCCCGAATCCAATCGGAAAGCTTCTCTGGCTCGTCGGCCTCGTCACAGCCGGAATGACTTCGTTCTACATGTTCCGGCTCTGGTTCAAGACCTTCTTCGGCAAGGAGCGCTTCGAAGAGCACCACCGTGACGCTCACCACGGAGACCATGGACACGCGCACGGCGTCCACGAGTCCCCGCTCGTCATGACGCTCCCGCTCATGGTTCTCGCCCTGCTCTCCATCATCGGAGGATGGGTGGGTGTTCCTGCTGCCCTTGGCGGCCACGACGAGATTGGCGAGTTCCTCGCACCTGTCTTCTCCGGCGTTCAGGTCACCGAAGTTGTCAGCCACTCCACCGAACTCGGCCTTGCTGCCGTCTCCGTGCTCGTCGCGCTTCTCGGCCTCTTCATTGCCTACGTGCTCTACTGCAAGAAGCCCGGAACCGCCGCAAGCTACGCGCAGAAATTCCCTGCCCTCTATCGCCTCGTCGAGAACAAGTTCTACGTTGACGAGATCTATCAGGCACTGATCGTCACACCGTTGCTGGTCTTCTCTCGTCTCATCCTGGGCACTCTTGTCGATGGTGGCCTGGTCAACGGCTCTGGCTATGCTGCCGGAGCGTCCGCCCTCGGACTTGGTGCGCTGGTTCGCCGCGTCCAATCCGGAAACATTCGTTCTTATGCTGGCTGGCTTGCTCTGGGAGCAGCCGCCGTCATCGCTGTCATGATCTTCGGCCACACACGCTGGTTGAACTAA
- a CDS encoding complex I subunit 4 family protein yields MNLDHNILTIITFTPLVGAIVLALLPDRDKLQQWGALIVTLLTFFFTLHLPFHYDYSAPADSFQFQQNLSWITSPSIHYHVGADGLSLWLVVLTGLLAPLGVLISWRAIDNRRRLFYTLFLLQQVAMLGIFVSLDLFLYYAFWELSLVPMALLIATFGRTENRRRAAIKFFLYAFIPSAILLVGMLWLYARTSTFDFPQLAQLAATHSISSNQAALWLASLAFLVAFAVKVPVFPLHGWLSDAVSEAPTAAVMVIAGKLGLYSILRFSFGIFPAQSHRIAPLMLALGAIGIVYGALIALVQKDLKRLAAFATLGHVSVVILGIFAFTVSGIDGGIYQILNEGIGGAALFMLLGLLYERYHTYDMREYGGLASRLPWIVTMFVLTALSTAGLPMLNGFVGEFLVFSGAMQSAIAHHVGWTAFATTSVILTASYMLWMIQRVFYGDLSRRAERVIPYDLTSREHLALWPLVALFLFMGIASPVFMRAIDTAGSRIAATVNHSQAVTVNFEASSSSATAPETATMTTSSAAKGAR; encoded by the coding sequence ATGAATCTCGATCACAACATCCTGACGATCATCACCTTCACCCCGCTGGTCGGGGCCATCGTCCTCGCACTGTTGCCCGACCGTGACAAGCTTCAGCAGTGGGGAGCACTTATCGTCACTCTGCTGACCTTCTTCTTTACGCTTCACCTTCCCTTCCACTACGACTACAGCGCTCCCGCGGACTCCTTCCAGTTCCAGCAGAACCTCTCCTGGATCACCTCTCCCTCCATCCACTATCACGTCGGCGCCGATGGCCTCTCGCTATGGCTTGTTGTCCTCACCGGCCTTCTCGCTCCGCTCGGCGTTCTCATCTCCTGGCGTGCTATCGACAACCGTCGCCGCCTCTTCTATACCCTCTTCCTGCTCCAGCAAGTCGCGATGCTCGGCATCTTCGTCTCGCTCGATCTCTTCCTCTACTACGCCTTCTGGGAGCTTTCTCTCGTCCCCATGGCGCTGCTGATCGCCACCTTTGGGCGTACCGAAAACCGCCGTCGCGCTGCCATCAAGTTCTTTCTCTACGCCTTTATCCCCTCGGCTATCCTGCTCGTCGGAATGCTCTGGCTCTACGCCCGCACCAGCACCTTCGACTTCCCTCAGCTCGCACAGCTGGCTGCAACCCACAGCATCTCCTCCAATCAAGCTGCTCTCTGGCTTGCCTCCCTGGCCTTCCTTGTAGCCTTTGCGGTCAAAGTTCCGGTCTTCCCGCTGCACGGCTGGCTGTCTGATGCCGTCTCCGAAGCCCCCACTGCCGCAGTCATGGTGATTGCCGGGAAGCTCGGTCTCTACTCGATCCTGCGCTTTTCCTTCGGCATCTTCCCTGCCCAGTCGCACCGCATCGCTCCCCTGATGCTCGCTCTGGGAGCCATCGGCATCGTTTACGGCGCGCTCATCGCTCTCGTCCAGAAAGACCTCAAGCGCCTCGCTGCCTTCGCCACCCTCGGCCACGTCAGCGTTGTCATTCTCGGCATCTTCGCCTTCACTGTCTCCGGTATCGACGGCGGGATCTATCAGATCCTCAACGAGGGCATCGGCGGCGCAGCTCTCTTCATGCTCCTCGGGTTGCTCTACGAGCGCTATCACACCTACGACATGCGCGAGTACGGCGGCCTGGCCTCTCGTCTGCCGTGGATCGTTACCATGTTCGTTCTCACGGCGCTCTCCACCGCAGGCCTCCCCATGCTCAACGGCTTCGTTGGTGAGTTCCTCGTCTTTTCCGGAGCGATGCAGTCTGCTATAGCGCATCATGTCGGCTGGACGGCCTTCGCCACCACCAGCGTCATCCTCACCGCCTCTTACATGCTCTGGATGATTCAACGGGTCTTCTACGGCGATCTCAGCCGCCGCGCCGAGCGCGTGATTCCCTACGACCTCACCTCTCGCGAACACCTGGCCCTCTGGCCGTTGGTCGCGCTCTTCCTCTTCATGGGAATCGCATCGCCTGTCTTCATGCGGGCAATCGACACCGCTGGCTCCCGTATCGCGGCCACGGTCAATCACAGTCAAGCCGTTACCGTAAACTTCGAAGCTTCTTCGAGCAGCGCGACTGCACCTGAGACAGCAACCATGACAACATCCTCTGCGGCGAAAGGAGCCCGATAG